Proteins from one Sphaeramia orbicularis chromosome 17, fSphaOr1.1, whole genome shotgun sequence genomic window:
- the abcb8 gene encoding LOW QUALITY PROTEIN: mitochondrial potassium channel ATP-binding subunit (The sequence of the model RefSeq protein was modified relative to this genomic sequence to represent the inferred CDS: inserted 2 bases in 2 codons; deleted 1 base in 1 codon): MFHLLCFRISTISPARFPPRFIKTADLWKPSRLYTSQGSNAYSASRQPSNAVSRIWSFTQKAVGRSTTRTSKPQNVALKVLLGPAVLTVSARLFCHVAYCEADVXNNTPVQIEAKKPVPEFKWHILWEFVKPQLFALIGAVVLAFGAAILNIPIPLMLGDLVNVVAQYLRGQSGNYVREIRGPALKLLGLYDLQGLLTSGYIILLSRVGERVAANMRKTLFASLLRQDVAFFDANKTGQLVNRLTADIQEFKSSFKLVISQGLRSITQTVXCFVSLYLISPKLTGLTVVVLPCLVGAGAVIGSLLRKLSRLAQEQVAKATGVADEALGNVRTVKAFAMEERELQLYAYEVDKSCEMNENLGTGIAVFQGLSNIALNCIVLGTIFAGGTLISSNEMSPGDLMSFLVASQTVQRSLASISILFGQVVRGMSSGARVFEFLSLEPAIPLCGGGRIPYHSLTGRVDFMNISFSYPTRPGHQILKKFNLTLPPCKTVAIVGESGGGKSTVASLLERFYDPTGGVVMLDGLDIRTLDLSWLRGQVIGFINQEPVLFGCSVMENIRFGKPDATDEEVINAAKQANAHGFVTSFPDGYNTVVGERGATLSGGQKQRIAIARALIKNPSILVLDEATSALDAESERVVQEALDRATRGRTVLIIAHRLSTIQGADLICVMSNGRIVEAGTHLELLSKGGLYSDLIRRQRTEGQK, translated from the exons ATGTTTCATTTACTTTGCTTTAGAATAAGTACCATTTCACCAGCTCGGTTTCCTCCGCGATTCATTAAAACAGCAGATTTATGGAAACCTTCACG GTTGTATACATCTCAAGGTTCTAATGCATACAGC GCTTCACGGCAGCCCAGTAATGCTGTCAGTCGCATCTGGAGCTTTACCCAGAAAGCTGTCGGCCGGTCCACCACACGAACATCCAAACCTCAAAACGTGGCTCTGAAGGTTCTCCTGGGACCGGCTGTCCTAACTGTGTCTGCACGACTGTTTTGCCATGTAGCCTACTGTGAAGCTGATG ATAACAATACACCAGTGCAGATTGAAGCTAAAAAGCCTGTGCCTGAATTTAAATGGCATATTCTGTGGGAATTTGTCAAACCTCAGCTCTTTGCTCTCATTGGTGCTGTTGTG ctcgCTTTTGGAGCAGCTATCTTGAATATCCCTATCCCCCTGATGCTTGGGGATCTGGTGAATGTTGTGGCGCAGTACCTGAGGGGACAAAGTGGGAATTATGTTCGTGAAATAAGAGGCCCTGCCCTGAAATTGCTTGGGCTTTATGATT TGCAGGGCTTGCTGACGAGTGGCTACATTATTCTTCTTTCAAGAGTGGGTGAGAGAGTGGCAGCGAACATGAGAAAAACGCTTTTTGCATCTTTACTGAG GCAAGATGTGGCTTTCTTTGATGCCAATAAAACCGGGCAGCTTGTGAATCGTTTGACTGCTGACATTCAAGAGTTCAAGTCTTCCTTCAAGTTGGTCATTTCTCAG GGTTTACGGAGTATTACACAGACAG GATGTTTTGTCTCCCTCTACCTCATCTCACCCAAACTCACAGGTTTGACAGTAGTCGTCCTTCCCTGTTTGGTGGGAGCAGGAGCTGTCATCGGCTCATTACTTCGCAAATTGTCCCGTTTGGCTCAAGAACAG GTTGCAAAAGCTACAGGAGTTGCAGACGAGGCACTTGGCAATGTTCGGACAGTGAAAGCGTTTGCCATGGAAGAACGTGAGCTCCA GCTGTATGCATATGAAGTTGACAAATCATGTGAGATGAATGAAAACCTTGGTACTGGTATAGCTGTTTTCCAAGGACTGTCTAACATAGCCCTGAACT GCATTGTCCTTGGAACTATTTTTGCTGGTGGGACCTTAATTTCGAGCAATGAAATGTCCCCTGGAGACCTGATGTCTTTCCTTGTTGCTTCCCAGACTGTTCAGAG GTCTTTGGCCAGTATCTCCATCCTTTTTGGTCAA GTGGTGAGAGGAATGAGCTCCGGTGCTCGAGTTTTTGAGTTTCTATCTTTAGAACCTGCTATTCCACTCTGTGGAGGCGGGCGCATCCCCTATCATTCACTGACAGGGAGAGTTGATTTCATGAACATCTCATTCAG TTACCCAACCAGACCTGGACATCAGATCTTGAAAAAGTTCAACTTAACATTGCCACCGTGTAAAACAGTCGCTATTGTTGGAGAATCAGGAGGAG gaAAGTCCACAGTGGCGTCCTTGCTGGAGCGTTTTTACGACCCAACTGGCGGTGTAGTCATGTTAGATGGACTTGACATTCGCACTCTTGACCTGTCCTGGCTTAGAGGGCAGGTTATTGGGTTCATCAATCAG GAGCCAGTTTTGTTTGGATGTTCTGTCATGGAGAACATCCGCTTTGGGAAGCCTGATGCCACAGATGAGGAGGTCATAAATGCAGCCAAGCAAGCCAACGCTCATGGCTTTGTAACAAGTTTTCCAGATGGCTATAACACTGTGGTTG GTGAACGAGGTGCGACATTGTCCGGTGGCCAGAAACAGCGCATTGCCATTGCCCGTGCACTGATCAAGAACCCCAGCATCCTGGTACTGGACGAAGCCACCAGTGCTCTGGACGCAGAATCTGAAAGAGTGGTGCAGGAAGCTTTGGACAGGGCCACAAGGGGTCGCACTGTGCTCATCATCGCCCACCGGCTGAGTACAATTCAAGGGGCTGACCTCATCTGTGTCATGAGCAATGGCCGTATTGTGGAG GCTGGAACTCACCTGGAACTGCTGAGCAAAGGAGGACTTTATTCTGATCTCATCCGCAGGCAAAGAACCGAGGGCCAGAAATGA
- the atg9b gene encoding LOW QUALITY PROTEIN: autophagy-related protein 9B (The sequence of the model RefSeq protein was modified relative to this genomic sequence to represent the inferred CDS: inserted 11 bases in 10 codons; deleted 1 base in 1 codon): MANFETYHEYQRIEDFEEDSPPGXEDLLVHVPEGLKDSWHHIKNLDNLLYKDLSFHQKNGFACXMLSEFFELVQFLFVXHIHPFLVNCVEYDVLFANRAVXHTVPGQNPLDRNKVTLPDAILPSQQCTQRIQDNSWNIFXLIMATIFWIYRLVKVFCNVLSYWEIRQFYIKALKIRMDELCNFTWQEVQDRLISLQREQQMCIHKXELTELDIYHRILRXKNYMVAMINKSLLPVQLQLPLLGNVVFLTQGLKYNFELILFWGPGXLFQNKWNLHPKYKRSGNRLELAQQLSRVILLMGLANLLLCPFILVWQVLYAFFSYTEIIRREPGSLGARRWSLFGRLYLRHFNELDHELHGRLGRGYKPTSKYMNSFTSPLLTVFAKNLAFFSGSVLAVLIALTVYDEDVLTVQHILTAITVLGVVYYITRSFIPDEHMVWCPEQLLQCMLAHIHYMPDHWRGNANKSETRDEVAQLFQYKAVFILEELLSPIVTPFILIFHLRNKSLEIIDFFRNFTVEVVGVGDICSFAQMDIRRHGNPTWMSEGQTEASIYQQAENGKTELSLMHFTIKNPRWQPPQESSVFISHLKEKVQHDALSGPPTQQLLSEAPLCTSLQSNESGTVPENLLASVLAHPILTASGLQGREHRLIPPSTAASAAASVLASLSSSXFAHTGRVRSHGFLPSSIHPESTMYRSDRTIIDSMSNSDSRMRSNTLHSEFASAEMSLHAIYMHELHQQNSHPQRSSGQWQNXVPMRDLHTNTGLQGHSGFGASSSMSTPVHLGGWQEEEEENEDDQEINSGSTPKQGTGSSC; the protein is encoded by the exons ATGGCCAACTTTGAAACGTACCACGAGTATCAGAGAATCGAGGACTTTGAGGAGGACTCACCGCCAG AGGAGGATTTACTGGTGCATGTGCCTGAAGGCCTGAAA GACTCATGGCACCACATCAAGAACCTGGATAACCTTCTTTACAAGG ATTTATCATTTCATCAAAAGAATGGCTTCGCTT ATATGTTGTCAGAGTTCTTTGAGCTTGT TCAGTTTTTGTTTGT TCACATTCACCCGTTTCTCGTCAACTGTGTGGAGTACGATGTCCTGTTTGCTAATCGGGCAG ACCACACAGTGCCGGGCCAGAATCCCTTGGACAGGAACAAGGTCACTCTCCCAGATGCCATCCTACCTAGCCAGCAGTGCACTCAGAG GATTCAAGACAATAGCTGGAACATAT TTCTCATTATGGCCACCATCTTTTGGATCTACCGACTTGTGAAAGTTTTTTGCAATGTTCTCAGCTACTGGGAGATTAGGCAATTCTACATCAAGGCACTCAAGATCAGAATG GATGAACTATGCAACTTCACATGGCAGGAAGTCCAGGACAGGCTCATTAGCCTGCAACGGGAACAGCAAATGTGTATACACA AAGAGCTGACAGAACTTGATATCTATCACCGCATTCTCC TTAAGAACTACATGGTGGCCATGATCAACAAATCGCTGCTGCCAGTACAGCTACAGCTCCCCCTGCTGGGCAATGTGGTGTTCCTCACCCAAGGCCTCAAGTATAACTTTGAGCTCATCCTCTTCTGGGGTCCGG CGCTGTTTCAGAATAAGTGGAATCTGCATCCAAAGTACAAACGGAGTGGAAACCGATTGGAGCTCGCACAGCAGCTTAGTAGGGTCATCCTTCTGATGGGATTAGCCAATTTGTTGCTATGCCCCTTCATTCTGGTGTGGCAAGTGCTTTATGCTTTCTTCAGCTATACTGAAATAATTCGCAGAGAACCCGGGAGCCTCGGAGCAAGACGCTGGTCTCTGTTTGGTCGTTTATATCTGCGGCATTTTAATGAGCTGGACCACGAGCTACATGGACGTTTGGGTCGTGGATACAAACCCACATCTAAATACATGAACTCATTTACGTCACCACTGCTGACTGTCTTTGCTAAGAACCTTGCCTTCTTCTCTGGCTCAGTCTTG GCGGTACTTATTGCACTGACGGTCTATGATGAAGATGTTCTCACAGTGCAGCATATTCTGACCGCTATCACTGTGCTCGGAGTGGTTTATTACATCACCAG GTCCTTCATCCCAGATGAGCATATGGTATGGTGCCCTGAACAGCTGCTCCAGTGCATGCTGGCACACATTCACTACATGCCAGACCACTGGAGGGGCAATGCTAACAAGAGCGAGACCCGTGACGAGGTGGCACAGCTGTTCCAATACAAAGCG GTGTTTATCTTGGAGGAGCTGCTTAGTCCAATTGTCACCCCCTTCATCCTCATTTTCCACCTGAGGAATAAGTCTCTAGAGATTATTGACTTCTTCAGGAACTTCACTGTTGAGGTGGTTGGAGTCGGGGACATCTGCTCCTTCGCACAAATGGACATCAGGCGCCATGGAAACCCAACA tggATGTCGGAGGGACAGACAGAAGCCTCCATATACCAACAGGCTGAAAATGGCAAAACAGAGTTGTCCCTAATGCATTTCACCATCAAGAACCCACGTTGGCAACCGCCTCAGGAGAGCTCAGTGTTCATCAGCCATCTGAAGGAGAAGGTGCAGCATGATGCCCTgagtggcccccccacccagcAGCTGCTCTCTGAGGCTCCACTCTGCACCTCGCTGCAGTCCAATGAGTCTGGCACTGTG CCTGAAAACCTGCTGGCCAGTGTCTTGGCCCATCCCATTCTGACTGCATCTGGACTCCAAGGTCGTGAGCATCGCTTGATCCCACCGAGTACTGCTGCCTCTGCTGCTGCCAGTGTCTTGGCATCTTTGTCCAGCT AGTTTGCACATACCGGCCGCGTTCGCTCACATGGCTTCCTCCCCTCCTCCATCCATCCAGAGAGCACCATGTACCGCAGTGATCGCACTATTATTGACAG TATGTCTAACAGTGACTCTCGCATGCGAAGCAATACACTGCACTCAGAGTTTGCCTCAGCAGAGATGAGTCTCCACGCCATCTACATGCATGAG CTCCACCAGCAGAATTCTCACCCACAAAGATCTTCAGGACAGTGGCAGA CAGTGCCGATGAGAGATCTTCACACCAACACTG GTTTGCAGGGACACAGTGGCTTTGGTGCCAGCAGCTCCATGTCCACTCCTGTCCACCTCGGAGGCTggcaagaagaagaggaagagaatgaaGATGATCAAGAGATTAACAGTGGATCTACTCCAAAACAGGGCACTGGGAGTAGTTGTTGA